In Amphiura filiformis chromosome 2, Afil_fr2py, whole genome shotgun sequence, one DNA window encodes the following:
- the LOC140144240 gene encoding sodium- and chloride-dependent taurine transporter-like: MSVENRGGLKERDHWVGRLDFMFSLIGFSVGLGNVWRFPYLCYKNGGGAFLIPYFICLVVGGIPVLLLELGLGQFMSQGGITCWNILPGWRGIGIASIIVIWWLNCYYNVILAWDVYYIGLSFAKQLPWSHCNNDYNTDMCLEPEWVYGNTNATNLQLCGTNQSDMEGLKQVCLNGTLKNLRIGIASIIVIWWLNCYYNVILAWDVYYIGLSFAKQLPWSHCNNDYNTDMCLEPEWVYGNTNATNLQLCGTNQSDMEGLKQVCLNGTLKNLSDFTPAVDEFWERKLLKVHLSSGIDDMGSIHWQLTISLFIAWIIVFFIICKGVKTSGKIVCFTAVFPYVIMTCILIRAVTLENAVDGIRFYLRPDISRILDDQVWLDAATQIFYSYSIGIGTMMCLSSYNKKNHNFLRDGLLFACINSGTSVYSGFVIFAVLGFMAGQQNVGVGEVAKGGPGLAFIAYPEAVAQMPLPQLWAVLFFIMILLLGIDSQVLTILAFDTNAIFQCLFSLIT; the protein is encoded by the exons ATGTCTGTTGAAAATAGAGGTGGGCTGAAAGAAAGGGACCATTGGGTTGGTCGCTTGGATTTCATGTTTTCTCTCATCGGTTTTTCGGTGGGTTTAGGCAACGTTTGGAGATTCCCGTATCTATGCTACAAAAATGGTGGAG GAGCATTTCTGATCCCATATTTTATATGTCTTGTTGTTGGCGGGATTCCTGTGTTACTGTTAGAGTTAGGACTGGGACAATTCATGTCACAAGGTGGTATCACTTGTTGGAATATCTTACCAGGATGGAGAG GGATTGGTATAGCAAGTATCATAGTTATATGGTGGCTAAACTGCTACTATAACGTGATACTAGCCTGGGATGTCTACTACATCGGTCTGTCCTTTGCAAAACAACTTCCATGGTCCCATTGCAACAATGACTACAACACCGATATGTGCTTGGAACCAGAATGGGTCTACGGGAATACTAATGCTACCAATCTGCAACTTTGTGGAACCAATCAATCAGATATGGAGGGACTAAAACAAGTTTGCTTAAATGGAACACTTAAAAATCTAA GGATTGGTATAGCAAGTATCATAGTTATATGGTGGCTAAACTGCTACTATAACGTGATACTAGCCTGGGATGTCTACTACATCGGTCTGTCCTTTGCAAAACAACTTCCATGGTCCCATTGCAACAATGACTACAACACCGATATGTGCTTGGAACCAGAATGGGTCTACGGGAATACTAATGCTACCAATCTGCAACTTTGTGGAACCAATCAATCAGATATGGAGGGACTAAAACAAGTTTGCTTAAATGGAACACTTAAAAATCTAAGTGATTTCACACCGGCAGTAGATGAATTTTGGGA ACGTAAGCTCTTAAAGGTGCATCTATCATCTGGTATAGACGACATGGGCAGCATCCATTGGCAACTGACGATAAGTCTCTTTATCGCCTGGATCATTGTGTTCTTTATCATCTGTAAAGGTGTTAAAACCTCAGGAAAG ATTGTGTGTTTTACGGCAGTGTTTCCATACGTAATCATGACATGTATTCTAATACGGGCAGTAACGCTTGAAAATGCTGTGGACGGAATCAGATTCTACCTTAGGCCTGATATCAGTCGGATATTGGATGATCAA GTATGGTTGGATGCAGCAACGCAGATCTTCTATTCCTATTCTATTGGGATTGGAACCATGATGTGTCTTAGCAGCTATAACAAGAAAAATCACAACTTTCTCAG GGACGGGCTTCTCTTTGCATGCATAAATTCTGGTACAAGTGTCTACTCAGGTTTCGTCATCTTTGCTGTGCTTGGATTCATGGCGGGACAACAAAATGTCGGCGTTGGAGAGGTGGCTAAAGGTG GACCTGGTTTGGCTTTTATCGCTTATCCTGAAGCTGTGGCACAGATGCCTCTACCTCAACTGTGGGCTGTCTTATTCTTCATCATGATTCTTCTCTTAGGAATAGATTCGCAGGTATTAACAATTCTCGCATTCGACACTAATGCTATCTTTCAGTGCCTTTTTAGTTTAATTACATGA